The following are from one region of the Candidatus Krumholzibacteriia bacterium genome:
- a CDS encoding phosphatase PAP2 family protein, with amino-acid sequence MHPGVAPEILRTLRRPNVVAAVVLAAAIAFTLLDRPVIRTVSDWPAAVQVLFTWITELGHSAKYLYASAAAFLVFRFVVRRPRWSRAGALVFGAIFVPGVLINVLKVLIGRVRPHLLLEEQQWGFVPMTFDYDTSSMPSGHSSTIFGLALALSVLFPRWRVLWFALAAVVALSRVITAAHYPSDVIVG; translated from the coding sequence ATGCACCCCGGCGTGGCTCCCGAGATCCTGCGCACCCTGCGCAGACCGAACGTCGTCGCCGCGGTCGTCCTGGCCGCGGCGATCGCGTTCACCCTCCTCGACCGGCCGGTGATCCGCACCGTGAGCGACTGGCCGGCGGCGGTGCAGGTCCTCTTCACCTGGATCACCGAGCTGGGGCACTCCGCCAAGTACCTGTACGCGAGCGCTGCCGCCTTCCTGGTGTTCCGCTTCGTGGTGCGACGCCCGCGCTGGAGCCGTGCGGGTGCGCTGGTCTTCGGCGCGATCTTCGTGCCGGGCGTCCTGATCAACGTGCTCAAGGTGCTGATCGGCCGCGTCCGACCCCACCTGCTGCTCGAGGAACAGCAGTGGGGATTCGTGCCGATGACCTTCGACTACGACACCAGCTCGATGCCCTCGGGCCACTCGAGCACGATCTTCGGCCTGGCCCTGGCGCTGTCGGTGTTGTTCCCGCGGTGGCGGGTGCTGTGGTTCGCGCTGGCCGCCGTGGTCGCCCTGAGCCGCGTGATCACCGCGGCCCATTACCCGAGCGACGTGATCGTGGG